One window of Strigops habroptila isolate Jane chromosome Z, bStrHab1.2.pri, whole genome shotgun sequence genomic DNA carries:
- the NSA2 gene encoding ribosome biogenesis protein NSA2 homolog translates to MPQNEYIELHRKRYGYRLDYHEKRRKKEGREAHERSRKAKKMIGLKAKLYHKQRHAEKIQMKKTIKMHEKRNTKKKNDEKTPKGAVPAYLLEREGQSRAKVLSNMIKQKRKEKAGKWEVPVPKVRAQGETEVLKVIRTGKRKKKAWKRMVTKVCFVGDGFTRKPPKYERFIRPMGLRFKKAHVTHPELKATFCLPILGVKKNPSSPLYTTLGVITRGTVIEVNVSELGLVTQGGKVIWGKYAQVTNNPENDGCINAVLLV, encoded by the exons ATG CCGCAGAACGAGTACATCGAGCTGCACCGCAAGCGGTATGGGTACCGCCTGGACTACCAcgagaagaggaggaagaaggagggcCGCGAGGCTCACGAGCGGTCCCGGAAGGCCAAGAAGATGATCGGGCTGAAGGCCAAGCTCTACCACAAGCAGCGGCATGCCGAGAAGATACAGATGAAGAAGAC cattaaaatgcatgaaaagagaaatacaaagaaaaagaatgatgaAAAAACACCCAAAGGAGCTGTACCAGCATACCTCCTGGAGAGAGAGGGCCAATCCCGGGCTAAGGTTCTATCTAACATgatcaaacagaaaagaaaagaaaaagcc GGGAAGTGGGAAGTTCCTGTCCCAAAGGTCCGTGCACAAGgagaaactgaagttttaaaagtgattcgtacaggaaagagaaagaagaaggcCTGGAAGAGAATGGTCACGAAAGTTTGCTTTGTTGGAGATGGCTTTACTAGGAAGCCTCCTAAATATGAGCGATTCATTCGACCAATG GGCTTACGTTTCAAGAAGGCGCACGTGACACATCCTGAACTTAAAGCTACTTTTTGCCTACCTATCCTTGGTGTAAAAAAGAATCCTTCTTCTCCTTTGTATACCACACTCGGTGTAATTACCAGGGGTACCGTCATCGAGGTGAACGTGAGTGAGCTTGGCCTTGTGACACAAGGGGGCAAAGTTATCTGGG gaAAATATGCACAAGTAACAAACAATCCGGAAAATGATGGCTGCATCAATGCAGTTCTACTTGTTTAA